GAGCATCAATCTAAAGACAGACCTTTAGAGCAAGATGGACAGAAACAGCCAGGCAAGAAACAAACTTCACTTCTTTTTGGTAGAAATAAAGAAGCCAAGGTAACAGTAATCACTAATATCCCCCACACTCCTCACACTGACTCTATTTTCTGCCTTACCTTTTACTGTCTGATATACTTGGGTGCTTCATAAGGTACATCCTATCCATACTGCCCACCTGGACCACTCTAACTGGTGAAGTCTAGAATCCTATTCCAAAAATTGGAACTGTTCAGTGTGTCTGCTCAGAGTGCATATATTTGTGAAGTGATtgcttgaaataaaatattaaatggctTAAGTCAGTCTGTGTAATCAAACAACAGAAAATCTCTCTCCAATATCCATTAACTGTTCTTACCCTTTCTTGGGTTTTAATGAAAACTGAGGACAGAATTCTGTAAACCCTTGCCACTGtttccttaaaaggaaaagttaaaaatgcttttgatttttttattacgtttttaattccactgtagttaacatacagtgttctattagcttcaggtgtacaatatagtcagTCGACAGATCTATACACtattcagtgttcatcatgataaagGTACTCTTTTATCCACATCACCTATTTCACGCATCTTCTACCTACCTcccttctgataaccatcagttttttctctatagttaaggtctgtttcttggtttttctattttcctttgctcatttgttttatttcttatattccacatgaGACCAtaaagtgtttgtctttctctgacttctttcacttagcattatgctctccaGCTCTATCCATGctactgcaaatggcaagatttcattcttttttatagctgagtaatattccattgtgtatctatacatctttatacattcatctatcagtggacacttgggctgcttccataatttagctattgtaaatcatgctgcaataaatataggagtgcatatatccatttgaattcgtgttttgtattttggagggtaaatacccagtagtgtgatttctggattgtagggtagttccatttttaattttttgaggaacctcatactgttttccagagtggctataaaTGCCCACctacagtgcatgagggttcatttttctccacatccttgccgtCACTTatcatttcttgtgtttttgactttagACATTCTGAgtggtgtgaggtagtatctcattgtagttttgatttgcattgtagtttgatttgcattactcatgatgagtaatgttgagaatcttttcatgtgtctgttggccatctagatgtcttctttggagaaatgtctgttcatggcttttgctcattttttgattggatcatttgttttttggggtattgagttgtatcagttatttatatattttggatactaatccttcatCAGATATgcaattggcaaatattttctcccacactGTAGGCTGCCTTTAATATTGATTGTTTCCCTCGCTgggcagaagctttctattttgctgtagtttatttttgcttttatttcccttgcctcaggagacatatctagaaaaatgttattacaGTCGAtgacagagaaattactgcctgtgctctcttccagaatttttatggtttcctgtatcacatttaaatctttaatcaatttttttttatttttttaaaattttttttttcaacgttttttttttttatttatttttgggacagagagagacagagcatgaacgggggaggggcagagagagagggagacacagaatcagaaataggctccaggctccgagccatcagcccagagcctgacgtggggctcgaactcacggaccgcgagatcgtgacctggctgaagtcggacgcttaaccgactgcgccacccaggcgcccctaaatctttaatcaattttgaggttattttcaCGTATAGCgtaaaaaagtggtccaatttcattcttctgcatgtagccgaccagttttcccaacaccatttgttgaagagactttttcccactgcatattctttccccctttgtcaaagatcaattcgCCAtataaatgcagatttctgggttttctattctgttccactgatctatttttgtgccaataccatactgttttgatgactagaACTTTGTAGTATCACCTtaagtctggaactgtgatgcttccagttttgtttttcaacattgctttgattattcagggtcttttgtgattccatacaaattttaaggttgtttattccagttctgtgaataatgctgttggtatttttatagggattgtcTTAAATCTGTCGATTGCTTTGGGAAGcatgcacattttaacaatatttgttcttccaacacATGAGCATtgaatgtcttcccatttctttgtgccatccttaatttctttcatcagtgttttatagttttcagagtagaggtctctcacctctttggttaagttcttcctaagtactttattattttcggtgcaattgtaaatgggattgttttattaatttctctttttggtgcttcattattagtgtatagaaatgcaacaggggagactgggtggctcagttaagtgtccaactcttgattttggcttaggttatgatctcagagtccatgagattgagcctcgtgtcaggatctgcactgacagcatggagccttcttgggattctctccctccccctctctctctgcccctaccctgctcatgctcaatctctctctctatcaaaataaacaatttttttaatgcaacagatttctgtacattgattttgtatcctctgactttactgaattcacttttCAGTTCTAGTAGTTGTTCATGTAGtcttttagggttttctgtatatagtattatgtcatctgcaaagagtgaaagttttacttcttctttaccaatttggatgccttttatttttggttGTCTAAGTGCTGTAGtgaggacttccagtactatgtcgaATAAATGTGGAGAGAGTGGACaaccttgttcctgaccttaggggaaaagctctcttttccccattgagaatgatgctagttgtaggtttttcatataaggcctttattaagTTAAGGGattttccctctaaacctactttgttgagggtatTTATCATGAATGGTGGtactgtgtcaaatgcttttactgtgtctattgaaatgatcatatggtttttatcctttctaatatttatgGGATATAAagcattgattgttttgtgaatattgaaacacccttgcatcctgggaataaattccacttgatggcggtgaatgatttttttaatgtattgctggatttcttttgctagtatattgttgaggatttttaaatacttctgatTTTTAcagtcataaaatatatattcttcatgttttgaaaatttggagaatgaggaaaaatttagaaaaattaagaaaaattaagaatattaataatGTTTCCAAATACTGCATTTCAGAGAAAACTAATATTTTGCTGTGGCTGCTTTTTCAGCCACACGTATACAAAATGTGATCACTTATATTGTTATGAAATTTCCTATTATAATGTAACATTACACCATgagcatttttctttccctttgctgttCTCCAAGAGTTGGTTGTACAACACATGAAGGTATGTCATCTTACGAATACAGAATGATCCACAATCAACAAAAACCAGACTTCCAGCAacctaaaagaaagagaaaaacttgctGCAACTGCTCAAATTCTAACCAAACTGGAATCATGAAATGACAtgaaatgtcatttatttctcctaCTCTATTCTACTGGGTGGatcattcagaagaaaaaaaaaagttaaataataataatagtgccaGTACAAATCTTTGACTACTTTTACAAATATACTCCAGAATTTTACAATTTTGAATTATGTGGCCCAATGATTTGATAGAGATGATCTTTATTATCTTAATTATGTATCCTCTCATATCTATATCTAAGGGATTTACTGAGAATGAGTATTGTAtgttatcaaatgcttttttggcaTCTTGTTAGATGACagtatgttttggttttttgcctGCTTCTTTAGTGTGTTTTATTGATAGATTTTCAATTATTAATTTGGAATTTCATTaattcatgaaataaattatatcacTTTAGTATAGGGtttggatgtgttttatttactattattatatatattcataagtaATATTGATCCAGAGTTTTGTTCTATCCTTGATAGAACAGGCTATTTTAGtttgataaaatgtttttgtaaaatgttccatatattttttcatattgaaaCATGTCATATAGCACAGAAATTGTTTcttaaaagcttaaaataacTGTCATAAGCATTCTGCATCCAgcttccattttgaaaaacaagttcTCACAATGGGATCTCTATTACCTACCACAGTACATAAGGCAGAGTTTGAGTtgtatagataaataaatgaagcattcTATGAGAGATGTTAAGTATAGGATGCTATGACAATACATAAAAGGAGTATCCTCCTCACAAAAAGAGATGAGATTGTTTTCCTAGAAAAGGTGATGTCTAAGTTAGGAGGTTCCCTTCTAGCTTAAGAAAACATGTACAAATGCATAAGGAAGAAAGAGTGTAGTATTATGGGGAGAATGAAAGAAATAGCATGGCCATTGCAGAGCATGTGGGGTATCAGTAGTACCTCCATAATATCTTAATTAGAAGAATCAAGGGGTAACAATATGATTGGAGGAAGAGCTGGAGGACTTTTCTTAAAGTTGTGTTGGATAGCACACACATTGTTTTACAAAGATTATATTTTCctagtaaaatgtttttttgtggGGTTGCTGATGAAGATCATGAAGAAACAAACCCTCCCTTGATACCATATttgaagaggaaatggaaaaagtgaaAGCAAAGGTAAATGAAGAAGTTCAGATAGGCCTACCTGATGGGTTGATTTGATGTTCCTGGTAAcgttattttttctgttctctcttgtTTTGACCTAAATTCTAAGAAATGCTCCCCCCACCGGATTCTGGGACTATTTTTGAACAGAGAGAAAGCTTCCTtcatctttgtatatatatatatgtaaatatacacctaatattattatattacatagaATAAATATGATTATATCATATACATGCAATGTTGGAACTACCCGCTGTTCTAGGTACCTAACAGATTTTATTCAAGTCAAATTGAAGAACAACTTGACAAataattattgctttttttccaGGTTACTATGAGCTATCTCATAGTAAAAATGAATAGTTTACTAAAATGAATAGTTTACTGAACTTATATTCAGGTTAAATGATATGGTGCTAGATCTACATAATCTTTTAAATAGAGACCTGCTTCATCAAAAAAcagctttaatttaaaattttctattaacaAAGACATCCCTATATATCTACATTTAAAAGTAGTTTGTCCTAAATTTTATTTGGCACTTCCCAGTAAAACTCTTGGAGTATTAGTAGCCTTGACAATGCTGCTGTGTAGTCCTCAGATGTTCTGGATTTCTCAAAGCCTTACTACCATCCATCATCAATAAAATTTATACCATGTCCTTCATCTTTTGCTTCCTAGGAGTGTTTCAAGAAACAAATACAATACTGGAAGTGAAGGTGTACTAAagatcaacattaaaaatttaaatttccctgAGTCTTGTCCTTTTCTAAATGTGACATGGACACATGAGGATGGGGAATTATTCAACCGTGACCAAATTCTTTCTGGTGGGACTTTCCAAATACCCAGAGCTCCAGCTTTTTCTGTTCGTGCTCTGCCTCATCATGCATGTGATAATTCTGCTGGGAAATAGCCTCCTCATTGTCATCAGCACATTTGATTCTcgcctccacacccccatgtacttcttccttggGAACCTCTCATTCTTGGACATCTGCTACACATCATCATCCATTCCCCCGATGCTTGTCATATTTAAGTCTGAGAGAAAATCTATCTCCTTCATTGGCTGTGCTCTGCAGATGGTTGTCTCCCTTGGGTTGGGCTCCGCTGAGTGTATCCTCCTGGCTGTGATGGCCTATGATAGGTATGTGGCCATCTGCAACCCACTGAGGTACCCCATCATCGTGAACAGGGTGCTTTATGTGCACATGGCTGCTTGGTCCTGGATCATAGGCTGCCTAAACTCCTTAGTGCAAACAGTCCTGACAATGGTATTGCCTTTCTGTGGGAATAATGTCATTGATCATATTACCTGTGAGATCCTGGCTCTTCTTAAACTCACATGTTCAGATATCACCATCAATGTGCTTATCATGACAGTGGCAAATATTGTTTTACTGGTGATTCCTCTGCTGTTAATTCTCATTTCCTATGTTTTTATCCTCTCTTCCATCCTGAGAATTAATTCTgctgaagagataaagaaagctTTTTCTACCTGTTCTGCCCACCTGACTGTGGTTATCTTCTTCCATGGTTCAGCCCTTTTTATGTACATGAAGCCCAAGTCAAAGGACACAAACACTTCTGATGAGATCATTGGACTGTCTTATGGAGTGGTAACCCCGATGTTGAATCCCATCATCTACAGCATGAAGGAtaaagaagtgaaagaagccatgaAGAAAGTCCTAAGCAGACACCTGAATTTATTGAAATCATGAAAGGCCTTAAGGCATGTGATATCCTAAGTGGAGAACTGGATCTTGTGTTTATATTCAAAGATGAAACTGCAAAACCTACTATCATGACAGCTTGTATGTTTGCAAAGCCAAATTTGGGACTCATTCTTTTCAACATAAAATGCTTATGTAAGTCTTCTAAATAGTGCCTTATCTGCTGGGTTTCCAGCTATAAGCAGGTCTGCTAATTGCTCCCATGAAGTTCATGATGCTGTTCATCAAGATGAATCAATATCTCAACCTCaatctctctcaatttctctttccctctctccctttcctcctttctcgtTTCTCACTTCCCCTCACCTCTCTCCTCCATatatttcccttctcctccttctttctcttctttctcagtgTCTTTGAAGTAGACATCTGTTGCTTTTGTTATGCAACATCCCTGCATAATACCTCTACACAATTTGCAGATCTGCACAATATGtagaaaaattatgaatatttttctcttgagaAACCAACAGTCCCCCACTCTCAGTCCATGTTTTACAGGGTGGGCCTGTCCCAACCCTCTGAAAATTAGGGCAAGCATGGAAACAGGACTtgccaaaaattaattaattaacttttaaaaagtttactccTTTAGTCATAGTGCTTGCTGTAGTTTAGCAAGTGACCTGAATCAGACTAATCAGATACCATCCAAGAGTGCTGCCCcagtgtcagaaaaaaaattattctttctgtAATGATCTCTCAGTGGGTAGAATGTAAACCCAGAGCTCCTGCTGGTGATCCTTGTCAACATGTGGGAGAGACTGAGAAAGTAGAGCTGACAAAGAAAATGTGCCTGACGATACCATTCTAACTCCTGAAATCAATGATGGCAAAAATTAGACTCATCTCTGTACAGTTTGTTTATACGAATCAGATTAGTATTTTATCCAAAACTAATTTTAGTTAGATTTTACCACATACAACCACATATATcctaattattatatcttcttgccTCACATCTCCCTCCATCTAGTTATGGAGGACACAGTCAAACTCAGAAGCAGAGAatggaatggtggttaccaggggctggaaggagaggaaaatagGGAGTTATTAGTCAAAGGGTGCGAAGTTTCAGTCATATAAGTTGAATAAGTCCTAGAGACCTACTGTACAACATAGTACCAACAGTTAACAATACTTTAAGttactgtatactttaaatttttctaagaGCATACTTACATTACGTGTTCttattgcaaaataataataatcataaataagAGGGTGGGAAGAAACTCTTGGAGGTGGTGGATAGGTTTGTGGCACAGACTGTGATAGTTTTATGAGTATATACtcatctccaaactcatcaagttttatatgttaattatgtACATCTGTTTCAATGTGAAAACTAATTGAAACCCAGAGGGGAAAAggattttactttaaataataaagagtaCATATTAAAGTTTTAATAAAGGTAAAACTAATCAGTggtattaaaatattagaaaggtagctatttgggggaaattgagacagggaaagactgGAAGAGGCATTAGAGAAGTCTTCTAAGGTTATTCtaatgttctatatattttttaaatttatttaaattaaagttagtttacatacagtgtagtattagtttgaggagtagaacccagtgattcatcacttacatataacacccagtgctcatcccaacaagtaccctccttaatgcccatcacgtATTTAGcttatcccccacccacctcctctccagcaaccctctatttgttctctgtatttaagagtctcttatggcttgcttccctctcttattttatcttatttttccttcctttcccctaatttcatctgttttgtttcttaaattccacatatgagtgaaatcatatgatatttgtctttctctgaatgacttatttcacttagcataatacactctagttccatccacattgttacaaatggcaagatttcatacacATCTTGATAGGAGTTTAGATTACAcaggtgtatacatttgtcaaaactgagtACATTTTACTTgtgcatttatataaattttaaatttaaaaacttcacttaaatatttaattctagttaaaaataaactctcattAATGATATGCATACTAAGGGAGAAGTATATTGAAGTCTACAAAGTTCtttgaaatgcattaaaaaataagacagattAGAGACTATAGAGAAGGATGGATCATAGATACGATAAGCAAGTATAATAAAATCTTAATGCTAGTATTTAGTCAGTGGATAAATaagcattcattttaaaattctttcaatcCTCCTTTATGcttaaaaattttcataataaaaagttggaaaatttTTACATGAAACTTATCAGGGGTATAGCTCTTGAACAAACGAAACAATGCAGACTCTTATTAAGCCAAGGATAGAGAATAAATCAAATGTGATGTCCTTATAAATTACcttaaatttcatttaagaaaaagtaatacTGTTTCAAAAGGCAAAACTTGTCAGCAGGTTATTTACAACTCCtacaagaaagaaatttaaaataaattttaatggtcCCATTAACCTTCTATATGATCTGTAGTCAGAGTTTTAATTGTTATTCCTGGGGAATGGGTACAAGGAAAGGATAGGGAAGAAATATatcagaaatttataaaaatcagaatcaaagataataagaagaaaagaaaacagcaaacatCTTTGGCAGGATGTTTTGTCTGCATGattctttctcctgtttttagCTATTTCTGAGGGACTACTGGCTCACCAGGGCATGTCAGATTGTAAAGACCTTTAAAAAAGGAACTGGGTTCTACCCAATTAttagttatttattcttttattcaataaTTCAATGAATTATTCTTTAATTCACCTTCCTCCATACCCTTAAGTTCATGAAAAGGTTTTTGAAATGGCATTCCTCTATTTCAAAGTTTCTCAGTCTtgacattattaatattttgagcTGTATAATTCCCCATTGTGGGAAGCTGTCCTGTACAATATACGATGTTTAGTAGTATCCCTTGTCTCTACACTAGATGCTAGTAGTACTGCCCTCTCTGCTCCCAACCTTCTCAAATGTGACAACCAATGTCTCCAGATTCTACCACAAGTCCCAAAGGAGCAAAATCACCACAGTTGCTTTTGCTATACATCTCTGCTATACATCCACATGAAAAATTGCCTCAAATTTGTAACACTACTAAACaagtaaattcttaaaaaaacaaaaaacaaaaaaaaaaccaaacaagttGTATAAACATTCATATTTCCCAGAGCCATCTCttatctgaaattttaataaatattaagatgttcaacttcagctcaatCTAAGCTATAAGCTGGctgaaaaatgaagttttcttttcctatgcTACTGATATTTTCACACCAGATGTGGGAGGAATAGTGACTATAAAAGTCAGAAGTTAAAAGTTACAGACATCATAATAGTAGTTGTGTTTTAATAAAGATACAATTGAGTATACACGCTAAAATCAAAAGACTGTTTTTAAAACGGAATGAGACTTTGGTCAATATAATGAAGGCTATTGGTATTAGTGATGAAAGGATTATTAAATACGAATTTTATGCCTCTGatccaaagttttaaatttcaaagcattattttttctttggagtATTCCATACAGTATAGAGTATATCTCAAATTCTAACACATATAACAAGTATCTTTAATCTATATTTAACAAAtctataacaattttttaaataaggcaaaTAACTTTGTAAAACCAATACTTGATGAATGTATATACAGTTCTATTTAAGGAAATCCTAAGGGTAAATTAGTGCCCAATGAGGAACCATGGATGTTAGTCAAGAATGGCATGATGCCATTTCTATGagaatatttattgttatttaaaaataatgaaaaacagattTCTCTCAGTGGAATGTGTATTTCATCAATGAGAataaagacccaaagaaatggaatgatATCTTCAAACTGTTCgtggaaaataactaaaaacctATTATTCTGTACCAAACTAAACTATCTTTCAAGagagaaggcaaaataaagacacttttAGAAAAAGGCTAACATTTTATCACACATAGCACCCCATAAAGAAAAAACTGTATTCAATTGAAAggtatgaaatgaaaaaacaaaacaaaaacaaagtaaacaaagaaattGGTAAACATGCAAGTAAATCCAAATTgtcactagattttttttaaaaaagcaacaattCGGGGAActtaaatacaaagtaaaaatgacattttaaatatcaacAACATGGAAGATAAAGTCAAGAgttaaaaatcaaagataaacattttaaagtcctTGAACTATTCAGAGGGACTGCAGAGATATCAAGTAGAGACTATGTTAAACaagcatcattaaaaaaataagggaactcataaaaacaatagaaataagaTACAGAATTTTCAAAtctgttaagagaataaaagagcaaagaaagtttCATCAATTCAATAGAAGT
Above is a window of Panthera tigris isolate Pti1 chromosome D4, P.tigris_Pti1_mat1.1, whole genome shotgun sequence DNA encoding:
- the LOC102952976 gene encoding olfactory receptor 13D1-like; translated protein: MRMGNYSTVTKFFLVGLSKYPELQLFLFVLCLIMHVIILLGNSLLIVISTFDSRLHTPMYFFLGNLSFLDICYTSSSIPPMLVIFKSERKSISFIGCALQMVVSLGLGSAECILLAVMAYDRYVAICNPLRYPIIVNRVLYVHMAAWSWIIGCLNSLVQTVLTMVLPFCGNNVIDHITCEILALLKLTCSDITINVLIMTVANIVLLVIPLLLILISYVFILSSILRINSAEEIKKAFSTCSAHLTVVIFFHGSALFMYMKPKSKDTNTSDEIIGLSYGVVTPMLNPIIYSMKDKEVKEAMKKVLSRHLNLLKS